In Glycine max cultivar Williams 82 chromosome 15, Glycine_max_v4.0, whole genome shotgun sequence, the DNA window TAATTTTAGTGGCTGTTAAATATCACAATAAAACACTGCCTTCCaaataattatatcaataaaacATCACTactgaaaggaaagaaagcacCTCCAATTATGCATGTTCTGATGTCTTCGAAAACGAAAATGGAAAATTcaatagaaaattattattattattattatgatgtgtctatcatatattaaaaacattaaatatttaattttaaaatctttaaaatatgcattatcatatattctaaaaaaatatttaatttaaacatgtttatgcttaattatattgatttgatAGAATAAATAGATTTAATTTGACTATATTTAATTATGCTGGTTTAGTTATTTTTTCCAACAAATTCAAACATAATTCATTTAAATGAGATTAGGTTGACTTGATTCTCATCgtcaaattaaactaaaatttaaattattatactttTAGTGCCTTCATCAAAATATTatcttttgtttatatgattttctgaaatctatactactaaacattaaaaagttactgtaaaaaaacattaaaaagttatttactcgttaattattttaaataaaaaataaataaattccatgcattgttattatttttattaatttatatttttctataattatagctaattaaattttatttaaaatattataaatttttttatgctaaacataataaaacacaatttataatatcaaataattttttaatgaaatgaaaaaatagataagaaatctaaatattagaatttttttataggaaGTATTAGTAAAATTAAAGTCTAGAATGcctagatttaaaaaattaaaaataaaaatttatcaagtTCATTTGCGttaaagatataaatttaagaatcaaatcaattatactaaatttaaagtaaaataaatcaatcaattaaattaatttaaaacaatttagtTGGAATAACTGAATTTGTCGCATTAACTTATTCCCattaatacatttatttattgttatcgtaaacaaaaatcatgattgaTTAGTGTAGTGCAGGAGTGGTTATAAAGTGAAAGAATAGGGCAATTGTCatgtagaaaaataatttgattaaatgaaGGTACATTGTTTAAATCAAGTTCATGATCCAGCCCTTAGCGTGTTTGTCTCAGTCTCCACTTGTACCCGATGGTATTTTTAATTTGCCACAAATACTCttgcattttataataatattaaattatatcttaaaataaataaacaaacatttaatatttagcgtatgaaatgaaataaatctTATCCTTTTTGCGACTGGCTTAGGTTGCTGTCAGCTCTGACAATAATAAACATCATTCGTCATTAATCCGCTCTAATACAGATTTATGAATGAATCCAATAAATTAATGAGAAATTAGAAATTAGCGTGTATTTTCCTCTTTTAAATAGACACTCTCTATTCCTCATCTCATCTCTTCgctaattcaaatttcatttcgTCAATCACTCCTAACTTCTGCATTCCAAAAATGAACTCGGACACGACGTCGTATTGGTGCTACAGTTGCACGCGCTTCGTTCACATCCACGACCAGAACGACGTCGTGTGCCCCCGCTGCCATGGCGGCTTCGTCGAAAAGGTCACCGCCGGGCAATCGGCAAGGCAGGGgttccgccgccgccgccgcaaCGCCGGGAGCCACTCGCCGTTCAACCCGGTGATCGTGCTCCGTGGACCGGGGGAGGACGAGGAGAGCAGCTTTGAGTTATACTACGACGGATTCGACGGCGAGGGGCTCCGCCCGCTGCCGTCCACCATGTCGGAGTTTCTGCTCGGATCGGGATTCGACCGGTTGCTGGAGCAGGTTTCGCAGATCGAGATAAACGGCTTGGGAAGGCCGGAGAATCCGCCGGCGTCGAAGGCGGCGATAGAGTCAATGCCGACGTTGGAAATCACCGAGTCTCACGTCGCGTCGGAGACGACCTGCGCTGTGTGCAAGGAGGCCTTCGAGCTAGGCGAGTTGGCGCGTGAGATGCCGTGCAAGCACCTCTACCACTCCGATTGCATTCTTCCATGGCTCTCGATGCGAAACTCGTGTCCGGTGTGCCGCCACGAGTTGCCGTCGGAGCAAGCCGCGCCGGAAACCAGAGTCGCCGGCCAGATCGAGGAGGAGGCGGTAGGCTTGACCATATGGAGGTTGCCGGGCGGCGGATTCGCCGTCGGGAGGTTCGCCGGCGAGAGCCCTTTGCCAGTGGTGTACACGGAGATGGAGAGTGGCGGGAACTCCAACGAAGGTTCTCGAAGAATCTCTCTGGCTGTTGGAGGCGGCAGAGTTAGGGAAAGTCGTGGTGGATTTGGGAGAATTTTCCGCAATTTGTTTGGGAGAATTGGGGCTTTGACTAGAAGCCGTAGCCTTTCAACTTCACTCTTCAATAGAAGAAGAAGTACTAGAACCTGGGTCTTGGGAAATTGATTTGGATGGAGTTGGTTTTGGAAAACAAGCTTTCAATTTGAGATTCTTATTGTAAATGGGCATAGAACTGATTCGAAATGTCTTTGCATTTTGCGTTATATCAATAGATGTTTTTCTCCAGACACGATTCACCGAAGGGGACTCGAGAGAAAGATTATTCTTGCAGTAGAACATACGTTTTGGGGGAAGAACCCAGGCTTTAATTACTTGATTTGTTTAATGTTCATATAGTATGTTTTAGCCGCAAATTCTTTGATGAAAGGAGATATTGATCGTTATTATTCCAAAATTCAGCAGAACAAAAGGGAATACCGAATCTGTGTGCCATATTCGCGGCATTCATTCTACTCTTGGAGCTAACTTTTTGCTGGTGCTGATGATTATTGGAATTATGGTCATGTTGGCCTGTTGgcctgatgatgatgatgacactTTGCATATCATGCGTTTCATCTTTCATGAATGAATTCCTTTTTTCTTCGCTTTGTTTTTTCACTCCTAATCATAGTCCTAGTTGTCAAAAGATAAAggttatttttcccttttcttaaCGTTAGTCTTTTTGGCTATGATATGCTATCATATATCTATGGATGGATGTGCTGTATCCGCTAGCTGTGGGGTTCCCTAAACTCCCTGGCACTTGGCAGTGTTGTGGAATGAATCCATAAAAAGGTTTATTAACTTGGCATTGCATGCCCTGTTGATTTTTTCGATTGTAACCTTAACCGCTTTGAACTTTTCCAAAAGGACTTGGTTAAACATTTTTCACTAATCGTACTCCGGGGATTGAATTTGACAACTGTCTCGCACTTCAACCTGAGTAGTCAATTCTAAATTTTGGCACGCCTGGTTCAGGCCTTCAGCCAACTAAAGTTGAAGCTTTCTCGACCACTATCCTTTGCccttgtttttgttaataagtATTTTCCCATCTTTGACCGACAAAGcataaatctattttattttttaaacaaaaaaggcCTCACAATTACAGAAGCATTTAGAATGGGAATATTAACAACTTATTACATGGTGGAAGATCACTTCAAACCTTCAAATCTTTCAGCACTGCCATTAcctttgaattttaaatattagagAACTGTCAGACTAACCCTAAACTAGTTGACTTTTGAAACTCATTTATAATATTAGAAGATAGTTTATTGAATGTaccaaaaaacaagagagaaaaaaaaatcctaatattATATCGACTAGTTGGCAAAATATTGGATGTCCTCTGCTCCGTTGGACCAAGTCAACGTCGATGGGGGCGGCCAGGGGAATCCTGAATTCGCTAGTTGTGGCGAAATCCTACATGGTAATAACGGGAGGGGAATGAATCttctaatgtatttttttttttcttttcccaaaGAAATGTATATATGGATGGACCCATGGTGTTTGTCGATGAGTTAGCTTGGTTAGGAGAAAGTAGTTCTAACTTTTAATATCCTCCAAAACCAGCTACATTCGAGCTACGATTTTCATCAAGTATCCAATGACTttgaagaaatataaaaaaaaaaacttaaggtTTTATGAGCAATTAAAAGAAATCTAGACTATTTTTAAAGTTATAGtgttaaaaaattgattgtatGATAAGTGTGACACATATTTGAAGTCAAAGTTACTTGTTTTGAATTAGTTTCTATAGATTTTGTTAAGGATTAatcaaatttttagtttttaaatttttgtttgattagtTAAAgtctcttaacttttttttttttttattaaagtttctAGTCCTTCAACCTTTATCTGATTGTCAATCTCTCTCAACTTTTTTTCATTAACGATTTTAGTCtcaaaaatttttaaaaatttaattttaagtccttgaaatgttattaaaaaataaaaataatagattcaaacttttgtttaaggactaaaaattaaaattttgggactaaaattaattttcaaaaaaatttaaagactaaaaacttaattaaccatTTTCTGAATTACTTAATATTGCATGCATAAAGGCATGCGTCAAATTTTGGCTGGAaagttatttgttttatattacttgttaaGTTGTTAAGAATTAGCCATTTTGTATATTTGCCAAAAATATGGTCTAAACATATAATTAAGGTTGGTTATGAGACATCCAAACTCTTTTAAAAAGCTTATTAAGCTTATAGTTAGACTATTGGCAGAAAGAGAATAAGTATGTGAATTCTGTCATTTCTTTTACCATAAGGCGCTTGCCACTTTATTGTATGTTGTTATATTGTTATTCTTTtccatttatattataaaattgctTATGAGACAcccaaactattttaaaaaacatatcaaGCTTATAGTTACGACTATTGGCAGAAAGATAATTAAGTATGTAAATTCTGTCATTTCTTTTATCATAAGGTACTTGCCACTTTGTTGTATGTTGTTACattcttattctttttcatttatattaatgattaaatAGTAAGTTCTCATCGTAATGTTTTAAATGAAGATTATACTGTGAACTCAAACCTCAAAGTGGACCTTCCTAATTTTCTCAAATTGATTCACTATGAAATggcaaaaaatacaaaacacaCTGCCCTAGCTCATTTTTTGGTGAGTCGATAAATAGTCAAAAAATACAAAACCTTTCAATTTTTAATGGAGCTAGGAGTAGAGCTAGGTATATGAAGCAAGCTTTGTGGATGACCTATTTAGCTCGGAGTTCCAATTCACACGGACTACTATGAAACGTAACTAGATGGGAGAGTCTTTTCAGCTCCGTTCGTATAACTTATAGGTTATAGGTTAATGAGTTTGGTTTCCGAGCCAATAGCCTAATCCATTATAATAATaaggataaatagtcatttttgtcctttaatttgtaatttattgataaatgtgtttctgaaagataaaaatacaaaatttagtccccaaaaatgtaaaaagtgcgaTAAATATATTCTGTCGTTAACTTCCGTCCGTCACCCGTTAATAAAGTCACCTACGTGACATAGAAGGACAAATTTGTCACTCAAATGATTGTCAACGTTGATTGCCAGCATatggacatatttgtcataatatttttttgaatttttgtttttgacttCGCTAACAATGCGTccctgaaagataaaaatacaaaatttagtccctaaaagtataaaaagtatgacaaaaatATCCagacattaataataaattgtaatttattattatcattattattatatgtttgtAATTTATTGTTATTCGTTTAGTACTTAcgtaatatatttttgaattatcttttaatatatatattattattattattttgatttcctcGTCAACCCTTAatctttactattaaaaaaactttatcttatattttataattttatcaaatttctacttttctcacttttaatctttaaaattattctatatcccaattctaacttaagtactCTAATATttagaatgaaattaatatgtcAAGTGTTTCGAGTAGAAAAAACACAACGAGCGACAttaccaaatttatttatttatttttaaaaaataatataatcaacttttttttaaaaaaagtcttagaaaattaaactagatagaattaaagtgaaattataagtcttttttcttaatcaataaaatgtatatatatacctcaaatATGAAAGAATGTCGTGGATAAACCTTATGTGCTTTCACTCGAGATAacaattattatacataatatgaatgaaatgaaaaacagttactaataaataaagaacccaaacagttactaacaaataatataacTGCCTTCAACGAATAAAGAAGAAATCACATCcaaattatgtaaataaaaatactttgtgCGGatgtgatttctttttttttggtggattGTATGATTGCCTTCTTCGGAATCTAATGACATTGGAAAGAAACTTTCATTTTATATGGTTTGGTCCTTGTGTTGTTGTGAGCTTGTTTGAAGGTGTTGTGTAGAAAGATTGATTTATATAGCTGTTTCTTTTGGACTTTTGGTGGGCAAAGGTTTTCATTGCAAAGTTTTGGGACAAACTTGAGTTATGCTGGGAAATGAATTCCCTCACGGTACTCCTGGTACCTGATAATCAATGTGTTTCTATTTGCTACCAAAAAAAGTCATTGGTGTCAATACTTTACATGGAAAGACTTGAATTCCCAAACCACAAGCACATGCATATGTGAGACATAAATTGTGGGGATTTTGGCTTACATATTTTGGATGTCTTGAGTAATTTTACATtgatacaagaaagaaaagtctgatggtaaaagaaagaaatagtcTAACAAAATCTCAAAAATTTAGGTGAGATTGTTTTATGAGTATTTTTctactaaaaagtaaaaaatccaCCAAAGtctattataaaaaacaatctACTCAAATCTATATACTTTTAAATAccaaaagattttttataagttatgaaaaattttaattcatcgaatactaatgaattttattgtattttttaaaaaatcatgataatcttgattgaatatcacaaaatttattttaattgtttaaaagtcTTGATTAAATactacatgatttttttataaaaaaaatcttttaaaattcattattgaaATCCTAATTACATACACTTTTCTTAAGAGTGTATTTATTCAAGTCATACAAATTTATTGTTAGTGTTGAGATCTTATCCCAAAATTTTAAGGGTCAAGCGATTAAATAAGCATATgtaaatttacttaaaaattttattcataaagaaAGGGATGGAAAGATTTAGGGAGCCATGGCTGCCCCCTACTCCTAAGAAGCTCCACTATTGTATTTGgggataagatttttttttctatgtaaAAGGATGTGAATCCTATATTCTCACGAGAAtgagatttattttttgaaataacttTCCACTTTTACTATATTCtatcttgatttttatttatttattttttaattgaaataaattttaaaatcttcaagAAATGTTAAGTAGTTATCAAATATGttgataaaaatatcatttccaATAATAATATTCCCATGAACATCATTCTCATGAATATAATTTAGTTTGTGAAATAAACATcccttaaatatttgatatcctatacaaatattttaatattttatttacttatttatttttatcatttttatacataaatctaaaaaaaaatagatgcatGCTGACGCCCATCGCTAGCTGTGTAGTGTGCAGTACAAATGCTACAATACGCATCCCCCAAAAATGCAGTACAATTGTTGTACCAAATCATacttaatttagttaattaacacatacaatacaaacaaaaagtactttatataaaaataaaaatatgattagacatgattaatatgttaaatttaaaattagattatttaaataatattgaatttgatcattaatataaataattattgattaaattttatttaaagaattaaatgcTTAAGAATTCtagattaatcatatttttttatttatgaattagatggttaagaaaaataatagtacTTACACAATTAAAGCAACATGATCAGATTATTTGGATATCAATAGCACC includes these proteins:
- the LOC100784822 gene encoding E3 ubiquitin-protein ligase RDUF2 — its product is MNSDTTSYWCYSCTRFVHIHDQNDVVCPRCHGGFVEKVTAGQSARQGFRRRRRNAGSHSPFNPVIVLRGPGEDEESSFELYYDGFDGEGLRPLPSTMSEFLLGSGFDRLLEQVSQIEINGLGRPENPPASKAAIESMPTLEITESHVASETTCAVCKEAFELGELAREMPCKHLYHSDCILPWLSMRNSCPVCRHELPSEQAAPETRVAGQIEEEAVGLTIWRLPGGGFAVGRFAGESPLPVVYTEMESGGNSNEGSRRISLAVGGGRVRESRGGFGRIFRNLFGRIGALTRSRSLSTSLFNRRRSTRTWVLGN